A region of the Mesoterricola sediminis genome:
GTGATCCGGGATGCGGCGGCCAGCTCCGGCAGGGCCTTCAGGAGCAGTTCGGGGCCGATCCCGCAGGGATCGCCCAGGGTGACGACGAGGCGCGTCTCCATTCAGTCGTAGAGGGGGAGTTCCACGTCCGGGGAGGACGCCTCCTCCTTCTTGCTGCCCCGGCTCCGGCGGATGCGGGGCTCCTCCTCGGCCTTGTAGAGGTACTTGATGTTGTGCTTGGGGACGAGGACGTTGGGTTCCTTGACCCGGTTGATCTTCAGGCAGTGCTTGTCGTACCACTCGATGACGCCGCGCAGCTTCTCGTCGTCCTGCAGGACGATTACCATGGGCGTCTTGGCCTGCATCTGCTTGAGGTAGTAGAAGCTCTCGGCGTTGGTCTGCTCCGGCGGGGCGATCTTCCGGCGCGGGCTGCCGGTGCCCTGGGGGACGCTGGCCGCGTCGGGGCTGCCGCCGGGAGCCCCGGCGATGACGGCCTCCGCGGGCGCCTTGGTGACGGTGGGAGGATCGGCCGCGGCCTGCGCCTTCGGGGTGCGGCCGATCTTCTCCTTGATCTCGGTGAGGTTGGGCCGAATGAGCTTGCGGTTCATGCCAGATCCTGGATGGTGCGGAATGTCAATGTTTTCGGGATCAAGACCGGCGACGACCCTGCCCCGGGCACGATGTAAAAAGTAATGGCAATGTCCCACCATCCAGCCCGGTTGGCAAGGTCTTCCGCCCACCGGCGCGGACGGGGGGGCCAGGAGCCTGGCTACGGAACGGAAAGGCCTTCCCTCACGTAGCCCGGCTCCCGCCGGAGGCCACGGGCATCTCGACGGAGACCGCCGTTCCCCGCCCCACCTCGCTTTCCACCCGGATTTCCCAGCCCATCTGCTGGATGAACTGGAAGACGAGGCTCATCCCCAGGCCCGTGCCCTCCGGAAAGCCGCTGGCGAAGGGCAGGAAGAGGGCCCGGCGCCGCTCCTCCGTCATCCCGCAGCCGTTGTCCTCCACCCGGGCCGCGACCCGGCCCTCGAGGCGCTGGAAGGCGATGCGGATCCGGGGGGCCTCCGCCCCGTCCAGGGCCTTGCGGGCGTTGCTGAGCAGGTTGGTGAAGACCTGGTGGACCCAGGCGGCGTCCCCCTGGATGAGCACCGGGGGCGGGTCCTCCATGTCCAGGAGGATGCCGCCCCTGCGCGGGTCGGTCTCCCACGCGGCCCGCAGCTCCTCCGCGAGGGCGGGGAGGGAGATCGCCTGGAGGCGGACCGGCCGGGGCCGGCTGTAGTCGAGGAAGTCGGTGACGATGCCGCTGACGCGCTCCGATTCGCGCAGCAGGATGGTCAGGACCCGGTCCACCATGGCCGGGGGCTGCCCGCCCTGCTTCAGGAGCTGGACGCAGCCCAGGATGCTGGCCAGGGGGTTCCGGAGCTCGTGGGCCATCTCGCTGGAGAGCTCGCCGACCGCCGCCATCCGCTCCGAGAGCCGGGTCCGCTCCTCCAGGGCCTTGATCTCCGTGAGGTCCTGGAAGACCAGGAGGTGCCCCGTGGGCTCCCCCTCGGCCCCGAGGAGGGGCGAGAGGTTGCCGCCGACGATCCGGCGCTCCCCGGCCGGGCCCGGGAACGAGACCTCGAAGCGCCGCTCCCGGGTCTGGGCCATGAGCTCCTGCAGGTCGCCGAACCCGTAGCCCTCAACCGGGGCTCCCGGATCCAGGTGCGCGTGGAGGATCTTCGCGGCGGCGGGGTTCGCGGAGGCCACCCGGCCCCGCAGGTCGGTGATGACGATTCCCGAGAACATGGACTCGAAGACGCGCCGGTAGAGCGCGCTCAGCTCGTCCACCACCGCCTCGCTGCGGCTCAGGTCCGTGCGCAGGTTCTCCACCTGGCTCCGGATCACCAGGACCACGAGCGTCGCCCCGAAGATCACCAGGGAGGTGAAGCCCAGGATGTAGGCCAGCTGGTAGGGCTCCGCCGCCGACTCGGCCCCGGAATGGCCGAAGGGCGGGAGCACCTGCTGGGTGTAGAGGAGCACCGCGGCGATGTGGATCGCAGAGGAGAGGAGCCCCACCGCCACGATCCCGGCGATGCTCAGGTAGAAGGCCGAGGCCAGCACCGGGAAGATGTAGATCGTCGCCAGCCGCTCCTGGTCCACCCCGTGGAAGACGACGATCAGCGTCACCAGGAGCATGTCCAGAACCAGGTTCAGGCGGATCCACCCCACCGTCGGCGTCGCGAAGGGCCCCTCGCCCCGGGCCGTCATCCGCCCCGCCTCCCAGGCGCTCTCCGCGAAGAGGGCGGCCAGGATGGCCAGGTAGAGGTCCCCGCCCCGGCTGGGGCTCTCCAGGGGGATGGCCAGGTGGAGGGCGAGCAGGCCGAAGGAGACCGCGAACCTGAACGCCAGGGGCAGGAAGGGCGGTGAGCTGCCGCCCGAGGCTTTGGGCACCGGTTCCGGGGGGGTCATGCGCGCCATTCTACATGGGGCCCGGGGGGGCGGGTTGGCGCGCGGCTCCGGATTTGTCATCCTGGGGCCATGCCGCGCTCCGCCCCCACCCCCCACCAGACCCCCTCCCTCCGGGCGGCGGGCATGCGCCAGACCCCCCAGCGGGAGGCCATCCTCAAGGTCCTCAAGGACGCGGAGCGCCCGCTCTCGGCCGAAGAGATCTGGTCCGGCATGGAGAAGCGCCGCTCCGGCATCCCCACCGTGTACCGGAACCTCGAGCGCTTCGTCTCCGAGGGCTGGGCCGAGAGCCTCCAGGGCTCCGACCAGGTGATGCGGTTCGTCCTCTGCCGCTCCCCCCACCATCACCACCACCTCACCTGCGAGACCTGCGGCCGCACCGTGGAAGTGGACGGATGCGGCGTGGAAGAAGGCCTCGCCGCCATGGAGCGGGCCTCCGGCTTCCGCATCACCCGGCACCAGCTCACCCTCTTCGGCCAGTGCCCCGCTTGCCGGGCCGCAATTCCTGGTTGACACCACCCCCCACCGTGCTAAGATTGAATTTCCACCGCGGGTGTAACTCAGTGGTAGAGTGCAACCTTGCCAAGGTTGAAGTCGAGGGTTCAAATCCCTTCACCCGCTCCAGAATGAAAAGGACCTGATCGCTCAGGTCCTTTTCTTTTGCCTCAAGTCGGCCGGCGGCCGCAATTGTCCTCGGGCATTCCCCCCGATCGTGCTACACTGGCCCTTCCGGCGCCGTAGCCAAGTGGTAAGGCCGCAGACTGCAAATCTGCCATTCATCGGTTCGATTCCGATCGGCGCCTCCAGAAGAAACCCCCGTCGGACAAGGACGGGGGTTGTTTTTTATCGGCATAATGCCGGGCAGCTTTTCTCCTGGTACCACACCTGTACCACATCCGGACCCGGACCAAAAAGCGGGCCGGATTTGGCATCCGGCCCGCTTTGTCTGGCTGCTCCAAATCAACTCGGGTAGTCGATCCGCTTCGTGCCCATCCATGCCAGCTGGTAGCGGACCATCCCGTTGGTCATTGGTCAGCTTGAGGAAGGGAGGGCCCTTGTGGTCCACGCGCCAGTCCACGAGCGTGTCTGCGGTGGCTCCGAGGGTCCGCGTCGCCCGGGTGGAATCCAGGAAGCGCGTATATGGGCCATGGCCTCGGAAAGGGGCGTCAGGGCCCCCGGAGTCAAATCGGAAGTGCGATGCACAGGCGTAATTGTCGTTGCTGACACCAGGGTGTCTGGTTGCTTGGGTCTGGAGGTCAACGGCCGGGTTGAGCCTTCACCAGATGGGAGCCCCGGCCGAATGCTCAACCCTGGCACGGGTCGGTCAATCGTCCTGGAGCTTCCGCCACATCTGCTCGCAGTACGAACACTAGCCGCCAATAACGGTCGCCTGGACAAACTCCTCCAGCGGTAGCGGTGAGAAGCAGCGGCTGCACTCGACGGCGACATTCGGGACCCACCCGCCGAGGATGAGGCGCCAAGCCTGGTTATTGCCGTGTTGCCGGAGACCAACTGGGGTAACGTTGGAGGGAGCAAGCAAGGGAGCATTCATGGAGACGCTGATTGGGGATCTCCTCTATTGGGCTAATGACCTGAAGCCATGGCAACAGGACGCCTTGCGACGGCTATTTGCACGGGGCGAGTTAAAGGCTGCCGATCTCAATGAACTGGTTGCCATGGTCAAGGAGGCTCATGGCGATGGGCCGCCCAGTTCAATCCCACCAGATCCTTTGGCAGCGAATCACATCCCCGGGGCTGGGAGTGGTAATTCTGTTCAACTCGTTTCTCTTTCAGAACTTACAAACGTGAATGCATTCCCCGATGGACGGGCATTAAGCTTTGAACCTTCGGGGTTGACAGTGCTATTTGGTGAAAATGGAGCGGGGAAATCAGGTTATGCGCGCGTTCTGAAGAATGCCTGCCGCGCGCGACGGCGTGAGCCTGTGCAATCGAATGCCTTTACAGGTGGTGCCGGTCACGCGCAGATTCCATCAGCAAAAATCCAGGTTCTCGTGGATGGCAATGCCAAAGAAGTGTCGTGGGTCCAGGGAGGAAATCCCGATGCGGATCTTGGCAATGTTTCTGTCTATGACTCCGCATGCGCACGGGACTATATCGAGATGGAGGGCGAACCTGGCTTTCAGCCATATGGACTCGGACATCTCAATCGTCTTGTGGCCGCGCAAAGGGAAATGCACCGGATCCTCACCGACGAACAGAATGCCATCGAGTTGAACCCAGCGATTTTCCAGCCACTCAAAGGGGGTACGGCTGTTGGTGCTCTCGTTGAAAATCCAGGAGCGGGCACGAACATCGTTGAGCTTCGGCGGTTGGCCACGATGTCAGAGGCCGACCTGCAACGGATCGACTTCTTGGAGGGCGCGCTGCGTGAACTGAACCCGGAACCCAAGGCCCGGGCTTTGGATGCCCTTGCAGACCGTCTGGGACTTGCTGCAGAACGCGCATCCAGTGCCCTGCGATACGTAACCGACGCCGCGACCGCAAAGCTAAAGGGTCTACATCAATCTAAGCGCGATGCGGATGCTGCCTACGAATTGGCCCAAAGGCAGTTGCATGGCGGGGACCAGGACGGTGTGCAAGACAAGCTTCTGCTTGGGACGGGCAATGCCGTCTGGCAAACCTTGTATAAGGCGGCGGAGGCATTTTCTGTCGAGTATGCCTACGTGGGGCATGCATTTCCGCACACCTCATCCGGGGCGAAATGTGTTCTTTGCCAAGCGGAGCTTGGACCTGATGCGCGTTCCCGAATGGAAAGGTTTGCAACTTTCGTTGCGGGACAAGCCGGAGCCCATGCAATAGGAACCAACCAAACGCTTGTCGAAGCGCTTGGCAAGATTAGGGATGCGGATCTCGAGCCATTGGATAAGCCTACGCTTGAAGAACTGGCAGGGTCATTGCCAAGCCTCCACGCCTTGGTCCTGGATACCGTGGCCGCCTGGAATGCCAGACGAACTTGGTTGCTGGACTCCTCTGAACGAGATGACTGGAGTCGCCCGGAGCCGATCATACCCACTGGAGATCCGCTGGATTTGCAACTTCGGAATGCGAAGGCAAAGCTCAAGGAAGAAGCCTCAACCCTGCGTAAGTCAGTCGACCCCAAGGAGCGGGGCAAGTTGCAAGATGAGCTTCGGGAACTGAAGGCCAGGGAGTCCCTGAGGGGGCTACTGCCGGCCATTGAACAATTCGTCTTAGGCAGCGTCAAGCGTGAAGCATTAAGCCGCTGCCTCGCTGCGTTGAACACGCAGGGCATCTCCACGAAGATGACAGCCCTTGCGAAAAAGCATGTCACCACTGCGCTCGCCGTCGCGATGAATGAGGAACTCTCCGCCCTTGGGTACAAGCGCAAAGTCCGGCCAACCCTTGATGGCAAGACCAGCGACGGAAAGACCAAGATGACGCTTCAAATCGAAGGTACAAAAACGGATGCCCATAGGGTGCTTTCGGAAGGCGAACAGCGGGCCATGGCCCTGGCGTTGTTTTTGGCAGAAGTGTCTTTCCAGGGTCACCATTCAACGGTGATTTTTGATGACCCATCGACATCCCTGGACCACCGGCATCGTCGTCGCATGGCTCAGCGATTGGTCGCCCTCGCATGTGAGCGGCAAGTTCTGATCTTTACCCATGATGCCGTGTTCCTTTCGGAAATCGACATGGCTTTAAAAAAGTCAGGTGCATCAGCTACTTACAAATCCATCGGGTGGGGTGATGCCGCCCCAGGGCATGTGGAAGAAGGTCTTACGTGGGAAACCAAGAACTGCAGCATGCGTCTCATGGAAATCGAAGGCGTCGCGAAGGCGATCAAAACGACGGCCGGAGACTACCCGAGCGAAGGGGACGCTCAGCGCATCGCCGAAGCGTACAGTAAGGTTCGTGGGACGATTGAGCGCGCCATCCGAGAGGAATTCCTGTCCAACACGATTCAGCCCTTTAGCGATGCCGTTTCGGTTGAATCCTTCGGAATTGTGGTGGGGCACCCGCAGGATGAGGTTGATTCCCTTATGGACATCTATGACCGGGCATGTGAGGCGACCTTTGCCCACGACACGCCTGCTGAACGCCAGTTGCCCTTGCCTGATGCAGAGCAACTGATTTCAGATATCAACCTCACCCTGGAACTTGTTCGGAAGGCAGCCGCAAGAAGGAGGGCATACCAGACTCAACGAGGAGAACGAACCAAGGCGCGCAAGAAAGCATTCGCAGGCGCTTAGATTTGGATTACGCCTTTCGGGTATAGCAACCTGCCATCCGTGCCACAGTGCCACGTTCATGGCCCTCCTGGTGAACCAATGGAGCGGGGCCTGGGCCATCGCCTGGGCCCTGGCCAACGTGGCCTGCGGCCTGGTGCTGCACCTGGTGCACGCCCAGGACCGGATCGTCCTGCCCATGCTCAGGCTGCGCCTGAGCCACCGCTTCCAGGCCCAGGTGAGCAGCTTCGCCCCCAGCTGCCAGCGGGTGGACCTCCGGGAGGGGTGAATGGGACTGGCCAAGGACCTGGGCACCCTGTTCCGGAATTGGAACGACCTGGAGAGCAACCTCGAGAGCGAGGTGTTGTTCTA
Encoded here:
- a CDS encoding LSm family protein, whose product is MNRKLIRPNLTEIKEKIGRTPKAQAAADPPTVTKAPAEAVIAGAPGGSPDAASVPQGTGSPRRKIAPPEQTNAESFYYLKQMQAKTPMVIVLQDDEKLRGVIEWYDKHCLKINRVKEPNVLVPKHNIKYLYKAEEEPRIRRSRGSKKEEASSPDVELPLYD
- a CDS encoding two-component system sensor histidine kinase NtrB; the encoded protein is MTPPEPVPKASGGSSPPFLPLAFRFAVSFGLLALHLAIPLESPSRGGDLYLAILAALFAESAWEAGRMTARGEGPFATPTVGWIRLNLVLDMLLVTLIVVFHGVDQERLATIYIFPVLASAFYLSIAGIVAVGLLSSAIHIAAVLLYTQQVLPPFGHSGAESAAEPYQLAYILGFTSLVIFGATLVVLVIRSQVENLRTDLSRSEAVVDELSALYRRVFESMFSGIVITDLRGRVASANPAAAKILHAHLDPGAPVEGYGFGDLQELMAQTRERRFEVSFPGPAGERRIVGGNLSPLLGAEGEPTGHLLVFQDLTEIKALEERTRLSERMAAVGELSSEMAHELRNPLASILGCVQLLKQGGQPPAMVDRVLTILLRESERVSGIVTDFLDYSRPRPVRLQAISLPALAEELRAAWETDPRRGGILLDMEDPPPVLIQGDAAWVHQVFTNLLSNARKALDGAEAPRIRIAFQRLEGRVAARVEDNGCGMTEERRRALFLPFASGFPEGTGLGMSLVFQFIQQMGWEIRVESEVGRGTAVSVEMPVASGGSRAT
- a CDS encoding Fur family transcriptional regulator encodes the protein MPRSAPTPHQTPSLRAAGMRQTPQREAILKVLKDAERPLSAEEIWSGMEKRRSGIPTVYRNLERFVSEGWAESLQGSDQVMRFVLCRSPHHHHHLTCETCGRTVEVDGCGVEEGLAAMERASGFRITRHQLTLFGQCPACRAAIPG
- a CDS encoding AAA family ATPase — translated: METLIGDLLYWANDLKPWQQDALRRLFARGELKAADLNELVAMVKEAHGDGPPSSIPPDPLAANHIPGAGSGNSVQLVSLSELTNVNAFPDGRALSFEPSGLTVLFGENGAGKSGYARVLKNACRARRREPVQSNAFTGGAGHAQIPSAKIQVLVDGNAKEVSWVQGGNPDADLGNVSVYDSACARDYIEMEGEPGFQPYGLGHLNRLVAAQREMHRILTDEQNAIELNPAIFQPLKGGTAVGALVENPGAGTNIVELRRLATMSEADLQRIDFLEGALRELNPEPKARALDALADRLGLAAERASSALRYVTDAATAKLKGLHQSKRDADAAYELAQRQLHGGDQDGVQDKLLLGTGNAVWQTLYKAAEAFSVEYAYVGHAFPHTSSGAKCVLCQAELGPDARSRMERFATFVAGQAGAHAIGTNQTLVEALGKIRDADLEPLDKPTLEELAGSLPSLHALVLDTVAAWNARRTWLLDSSERDDWSRPEPIIPTGDPLDLQLRNAKAKLKEEASTLRKSVDPKERGKLQDELRELKARESLRGLLPAIEQFVLGSVKREALSRCLAALNTQGISTKMTALAKKHVTTALAVAMNEELSALGYKRKVRPTLDGKTSDGKTKMTLQIEGTKTDAHRVLSEGEQRAMALALFLAEVSFQGHHSTVIFDDPSTSLDHRHRRRMAQRLVALACERQVLIFTHDAVFLSEIDMALKKSGASATYKSIGWGDAAPGHVEEGLTWETKNCSMRLMEIEGVAKAIKTTAGDYPSEGDAQRIAEAYSKVRGTIERAIREEFLSNTIQPFSDAVSVESFGIVVGHPQDEVDSLMDIYDRACEATFAHDTPAERQLPLPDAEQLISDINLTLELVRKAAARRRAYQTQRGERTKARKKAFAGA